Genomic window (Primulina eburnea isolate SZY01 chromosome 8, ASM2296580v1, whole genome shotgun sequence):
CTAGCAAAAGCTATATTTCGAGTTGAAAGCAAACTAACATGTGACCATCTAGTAGacgcatcaatcaataccatgaaGTATcgaaatggtccacatggtgggtGTATAGGCCCACAAATATCCCCATGGATTCTCTCCAAGAAGGTTGGGATTTCAACATCAATCTTTGTAGGGGAAGGTCTTATAATTAGTTTGCCTTGTGAACAAGCTACACATGGATAATCATTGTGTAAAAGAATCTTCTGGTTCTTTAGAGGGTGTCCATGTGAGTTAATTATTATTCTGCGCATCATTGTTGCCCCAGGGTGACCAAGTCGATCATGCCATAATTTGAAGCTCTGTTGGTCAAAAAACTTCTGGTTTGTGACAATGTTTGCTTCGACTGTTTTTATTGTTGTAAAATACATTCCAGAAGGGAGTGcacataatttttcttttatctgCTTCTGGCCAGATATAATAGATGTTATGCAAAGGTATTcgaaattattttcatttaatgTTTCAATATGGTATCCATTTCGGCGGATGTCTTTAAAGCTAAGCAAATTTCTACTGGATTTGCTTGCATATAGGGCATTTTCAATATATAGGCTTGTATTATTTGGTAAAATAATTTTTGCCTTTCCATAACCTTCAATAATTTTTGATGCACCCGATATTGTTGTAACATTATTTTCAGCTAATGTTAACTCCAAAAAATACCTTTTATTTTGAAGAATGGTATGTGTTGTACCACTATCCACTAAGCATTCATCCTGACATATCATCGTTaatctaaaataaaatataattcaataaGCTAAATACAATAAATAATGTGTAAAGCTTtcaaatgaaatattttattgaataatgAAAACATTTATTGAATAACAAAATAAACCTCCATGACAAATCCTAAACATGAACTgaacatcaaaataaaaacgAGACCACGATAACCTAATAAACAATAGAAATTCAAAGTAGGAACAAGACCAATGAAAGTAATTACTCATTATTTTCTAACACACCACCACCAATCAAATTATCTATATTTCCATCTGGATTAGCAAAGAAATCAGAGACGTCCAAGTGAGTTATATCAATTGGATCATCATTGTCCACAAAATTTATCTCCATTTTTCCATTTTCCTTGATTGATTTTTGATATAGATCCACAAGATGTTTTGCCGTACGACAGGTACGAGACCAATGCCCTTCCATTCCACATCTATAACATTTTTCTTCATATACTTTGGAACTCTTTTCTTTTGCTTCTTCATTATTGGAATTCCATTGCTGGTGGCTTGTTTTATGTTTCTTTCCATTTTGTTGCTGATAGTATCTTCTTTGGCCACGCCCACGCCCACgcccacgtccacgtccacgtccactttcattgttatgatttttagtggAATTAGCATTCACTTCAGGAAATGCAATTTCATATTCTTCAGGAAATGTAGTTCCATTTGCTTCAGGAAATGGTGTGGATCCAGTTGGGCGCATTTGGTGATTTTTCATGAGCAGCTCCTTGTTTTGTTCAGCAACTAGTAAGCATGAGATGAGTTCAGAGTACCTTTGAAATCCACGTTCACGATATTGCTGCTGCAGGAGCACGTTTGATGCATGAAAAGTGGAGAATGTTTTTTCTAACATGTCTTGATCAGTGACTTTCTCTCCACAAAGTATCAGTGTGGAACTAGTCTTGAATAATGCAGAGTTATAGTCACTTACGGACTTAAAATCTTGTAACCGTAGGTGCATCCATTCATATCGGGCTCTTGGGAGAATTACAGTTCGTTGATggtcaaatctttcttttagaTTTTTCCAAAGTTCTCGTGGCTCTTTCACAGTGAGATATTCGACTTTCAACCCATCATTGAGGTGATGACGGAGAAAAATAAGTGCCTTTGCACGGTCCTGCTGGGACATTTCATTTCCTTCTTTTATTGTATCTCCTAAATTCATAGAGATAAGGTGGACCTCGGCATCCAAAATccatgataaataattttttccagTCAAGTCAAGTGCTTCAAATTCAAGTTTGGTGATGTTCGCCATTGCAActtaaaaagaaagaaaaaaaaattatataattagaaTCATGACATAAATAGAGTAAAATTGTATTACTattattgaaaataaatattataacaaATTATGCATGTTACTACTTTTACTAtgcaattttgaaattttgttaTTCTATTTGTTAAACTAACATCGATGCAGGTGTACATTGAGATGTGCTCAATTAATAATTTATGTATCTATTACAAATTGCACTAAATACAAATTGTAGCATTATaaactaaagaaaataaaactcTTTTACGCACAATAATTCTAAATACGTAAAACAAATATCACAGAATTCTGCCCAACTAAATTTCAAATGAACTTTATACAAATTTCAAAGTAAATTTCAAAGTCACTGATCACAGAGATTTGATTAGATATACAAAATCCAAGTAAATTTCAAATGAACTTTatacaaatttaaataatttcaatAGCATCGGGATGAGATAACTTGAAATCAATCTATTAAATCGTTCTAAGATAAAAACATCAAAATCCAAATAATATAAATCTTAAACAACAATACATTGATAATCAATATTCTTCAAGAATATTGTCGAAACATATGATAGTTATCTAAATTCTTCAGGAATATGATaacattatattttatatcaatattattcATAGATATTGATAGATCTTTATGATTTTATATCAAGATTCTTCGGGAATATTGATAAATCTTattcattaatattttattcataGATCTATCAATATCTTCAACATAAAGTCGTGTTGTGCTACTTCAGGAGCATCAACATAAAATTAAAAGTTGTGCTTCTTCAGGAGCATCAACATAAATCTATAATTTGTGCTACTTCGGGAGCATCAATATTAAATCTAAATATTGTGCTTCTTCAAGAGCATTCATACAAGAAtaagaataaattatttataaattttacctTGAAGAGcactcgtgctgataacgtgttgtgaataGTAGAGAATATAGAGAAGAGAGAATGATTTTTGTGTACTTTATTCATCATAGGagacctctatttatagagtagaTTTACAAACTTGAATAGgtaacaatatcaataatcatcTATAATATCTTTTCTATAacacttatttatttatttaggtgacttttcaattttcttatctaattacctaatttgtttaattaatacattttattttactatacattatttcacatcaatatattttctaagctttataataaaaaatggtttgaacttaatttttttaaacttcaagttacatgaatatataaatttttggttagctgttcaaatttaatttttaaaacttcaagcTATCTTTTTCCAactattacttaattaatgtcttatttatttatttaggtgacttttcaattttcttatctaattacctaatttgtttaattaatacattttattttactatacattatttcacatcaatatattttctaagctttataataaaaaatggtttgaacttaatttttttaaacttcaagttacatgaatatataaatttttggttagctgttcaaatttaatttttaaaattcaagctaaaaatacatatatgttttatacctaaaaatagttcaaactttattttttaaactacaagttaaattaacatatatctataaattttttgttaacaatttgaacttaattttttaaactttaagtttaaaaaaacatatatgttttataaataaaaatagttcaaactttattttttaaacttcgatttaaatgaacatataaatttatggttagcggttcggacttaatttttttaaactttaattaaaaaaaacatatatgttttataaataaaatagttcaaactttattttttaaacttcgatttaaatgaacatataaatttttggttagcgaTTCAAACTTAatttttacttaattaatgtcttatttatttatttaggtgacttttcaattttcttatctaattacctaatttgtttaattaatacattttattttactatacattatttcacatcaatatattttctaagctttataataaaaaatggtttgaacttaatttttttaaacttcaagttacatgaatatataaatttttggttagctgttcaaatttaatttttaaaacttcaagcTACCCTTTTCCAactattacttaattaatgtcttatttatttatttaggtgacttttcaattttcttatctaattacctaatttgtttaattaatacattttattttactatacattatttcacatcaatatattttctaagctttataataaaaaatggtttgaacttaatttttttaaacttcaagttacatgaatatataaatttttggttagctgttcaaatttaatttttaaaacttcaagctaaaaatacatatatgttttatacctaaaaatagttcaaactttattttttaaactacaagttaaattaacatatatctataaattttttgttaacaATTTGAACTTACTTTTTTAAACTTtaagtttaaaaaaacatatatgttttataaataaaaatagttcaaactttattttttaaacttcgatttaaatgaacatataaatttatggttagcggttcggacttaattttttaaactttaattaaaaaaaacatatatgttttataaataaaatagttcaaactttattttttaaacttcgatttaaatgaacatataaatttttggttagcgattcgaacttaattttttaaaacttcaaattaaaaaaaaaaacatatatgttttataactaaaaatagttcaaactttattttttaaacttcaagtgaaatgaacatataaatttatggttagtattttttaaacctaacatatattttctattttctaatatattttctatgttttataACCAAAAATGGTTCGtacttaatttttaaaacttcaagttatattaacatataaatttttggttagcagttcggacttaattttttaaacttcaagttaaataaatttttggttagtgattcggacttaattttttaaatttcaaattaaaaaatatatatgtttgataactaaaaatagttcaaacttttttttaaacttcaatttaaatgaacatataaatatatggttagtatttttttaacatacaatatattttttattttttaatatattttctatgtttttttaaacttcaaatgcataaacatataaatttttggttagcggtccggatttaatttttaaaaattcaagttaaaaaaatatatatgttttatacctaaaaatagttcaaactttattttttaaacttcaagttaaatgaacatatatataaatttatggttagtattttttaaacctacaataaatttttctattttttaatatattttctatgttttataaccaaaaatggtaaggatttaattttttaaacttcaaattacatgaacatataaattttttgttagatTTTTTGTTAGCTATTCAGACTTAATTTTTCAaacttcaaattaaataaacatatatgttttataaccaaaaataatttaaaatgtatttattaaacttcaagttaaataaacatataaatttgtggttagtattttttaaacctataatatattttctatttttttaacaaaaaatgatTCATACTTAACTTTTTTATCTTAAAGTTAaatgaatatataaatatatcattatCTCATTTATATTTATCTATAACACTCATCTATATATTTTTAGTGATCTaatatttgatttgaatatgtttcgatatataaatttagcttaaataaatatttgtagatGTTGGTGCTTTATTCTTTTTGAAATAATTGTGAGGACATCACGATGTgaataattttagttttttattttttgtaatattaataataatgtaTTGTGATTTCACCGACTTATTAAAATGAACATACTCATATAATATTGCTATAAcgtttgttgatttgattgatttatatacgATTAATgtatgtttttaattttttaaaatttaagctaaatgaacatattaatttttagttaaaggttcagacttaattttttaaacttcaagttaaataaagttaatttatttaattgatatattGATACATCATTATGCATTATTTTCCTtattattagttaataattgatatatttttaatttaatttagtttatttatttatttaattgatacataactatgcattatttcaaataaaaatttgaatgcTATTAATATTtcttacatatttttttattatgcaTTCTTTCACATGAAAAAATAggctattattaatattttttaaaggtatattttctatgtttcataacaaaaaatagttcaaacttaattttttaaacttcaagccaAATAAACATATACGTTTTATAAGCAAAAATGGTTCGAattgtattttttaaacttcaagttaaatgaacatatagATTTGTGGTTAATGGTTCagagaataaaatataaatcaaacagAGAGAAGAATTTTGTTTtctgttatatattttatttattccgCAATGAGCCTTTTATAGGCAAATATACATATGGAAAAAACCATAAAAATAGCAACAATATTTGACCACTAAACCATGAAATAACAAATATGCTAAGATAATTATTTTCTGTAATACTTTGTTAATAGTAAACAATGACTAACAGACTTTATTTGACAAGACAGATAACTAAGTACTTCGACAAACCTTTAACAATTCAATAATATCTCTCTTAAACCGATAAGGTAAACATCGACTTAATAAGAACATCATCCCTAAAATTTGTTTTGTAGTATGCTAATACCAAGTAGCTCCCTTAGTTTATGAAATGCAGGCAGTTTCAGAGACTTGGTAAACATGTTAGCTACTTGTTTTCACTTTTGCAATAGATGAGATCAATTGTTTCATTCTTTGTGAAGTCacttaaaattgatatttcacatcaatgagcttgcttcTTTCATGGAGGACTAGATTCTTTGATAGTTTTATGGCTGAactattatcataataaattgcaAAAAAAATCATGATTCTTGAATTTAAGCTCTTCAAGAATTTTTCTCAACTAAATAGCTTGACATGCACGTGAAGTTGATGCAACAAATTTAGCTTCAATGGTTGATAAAGTAACAATTGATTGTTTCTTCGAAGTGCATGGACAACCGCTTGATCtaagaaaaaaaatcatatccttAAGTTCTTTTTCTATCATCTCGATCTCCTTCAAATCTGATTATTCTCCTTTCTTATAGTAGAGACCAAGTTCTTGTGTTCGTTGTCGGCATCATAAAATCCTCTTAACAACTTAAAAATGCATTTCTGTAGGATTCTCAATGTATCTGCTTATGAGACTGAAAGAATACATAATATCCGACATTGTTGCTGTCAAATACATTAAGCTTCTAACAATTTGCTTGTAAAATGTGTTGTCAATCTTCTTTCCTTCACAAATTTTTGTTATCTTCAAACCATTGTCTACGGGAGTACTTGCATAATTACATTTCTTCATATTAAATCTGCACAAAACTTTTTGAACACGTTTCTTTTGTGAAATAAAAATCTCATAAGTAGATTGAACTACTTCATACCAAGAAAATGATGCATCTTGCCAAGATCCTACATATCAAACTCAACCATCATGGACTTCTTAAATTTTCCAAACATGACACTATCATTTTCAGAGAATATAAGATCATTaacatataaacaaacaatgaGATTTTCCTTCATCTTCAATTTTGTACAAAGTTTATACTCATATGAACTTTTTTGAAAACATACCTTAAAAAATAAGTCTCAATTCGACTATACTAAGCTCGTGGGACTTGCTTTAACCCatacaaagttttttttttttcaatttatataCTTTATGCTCATTTCCAACTTAATATAACAAGGAGGTTGATGGATACATATATGTTCTTCCAAGTCTCCATGTAAGAACGTCGACtttccattttctttcaatttaCTCTTGTAAATCTACTTCACACATCGTTTTTTGACCTTTTGGAAGCTCGATGAGTtcccaagttttatttttatcgATGGATGTGATTTCAGCATCCATTGCCTTTTGCTATTTTGATTCTTTGACACCTTCTTCAAAAGCTACTGGATCACAATATGAAAATAGAGCAAAATGAACAAATTAATCTTCAATTTGGTTATTACCAGTTACCTCATAATTTGTCATCCATGTTGCTCTTCTTTTAAATCATTGAGATCTTTGTTCATTTTCTGTCTCATTGACTGAAATAtgttgattgattattgattGTTGCTTGTACTCTACATATTATGCATTCTCCAAAGGATGATGCATTTCTTCTCCATTTTCTCCATCAAAATCAGCTTGAATTGGTTGTTTAACAGTATTTTCATCAACGAAAAACTACTGAACATCATGAATATTTTTGACATTGGGATAACCAGATCTACCGATTATCGTGTTAGTATCTATTTGGTTCAACTTTGAACACAATTCTTTTTCTGCGCATATATTTTACCTTGTTGACTTGTAACTCAACTGAGTTAAGATAAAGCGATTGTATTTTGTTAGCTCAAACCAATAATACCGAAAGTTTTAATAGGTATTCATTCACCCTCTCTAAACATCTAGCCGGTCCTAACAACATATGAGATTGAGAACATTCTGATAGTCATAGACTAAAAAATGAAAGCTAGAGAAATCCATCATTCATTGTCGCAATtgcaattattaaataacaAAATGATACTTGGTTATTGTATGTTGTTGAATtagttaaatataatttgacataacatattgataaaataatgaattcCTTCAAAATCATTGCTTAAgaattgtagtagcccgaattctaaattgggtaattaacggattaatggtgattaagaaggtttaatgtgtaattttgaccgagtcatgatcggacggaccgaagatggttcggaagcaccgaagagttcgtaaggtccgaagtgggttcggtggatccgaccattaggtgtcaagagttgatcgacacgtgggagttcggacgttccgaagtgtaggttcggtggatccgatcatgaggtgtcaagagcagttggacacgtagcgttcggacgttccgaagtggtgttcggaggatccgaacatggcctataaatagtggtcggatttcctcattttgactcgccaattcagagaattccatagcatttcagtcgtttctgacaggttctagtcttgttccgagatttgggcactagcggggagctgctggtcttgtagcagagctgtgctctagttgggagctagcggcatcagcgggctagcgacggacgaaggtttggaattttatcagtatttatctcaggattatctagttaagtctggtagataagtttagtgatggttttcacttgatgaataggcttggattagacctgttgtctggtggttccagtggattaggattgcagtgatagaggtacgaaagtactatccgagatatcctggttgagtatacattcttatatgtgttgcatgattatgtggtgcattgatatatgtcatatgatgcatgctattatgtcacgtttattactgcacgttgcatttcatgttgagccgtatcttcttcgagatagcctttactgttgagctgtatctctttcgagataagctatatcttggggccgctcagccctgtcttgtggacgcatggacaccgagagtacacagtggccgacgggtcgggagggcttcggtggtccgggacattttaggtccacgtctgtcttgtagtggatgcagtgacccagaggtgtaccgcgcggc
Coding sequences:
- the LOC140837925 gene encoding uncharacterized protein, which produces MANITKLEFEALDLTGKNYLSWILDAEVHLISMNLGDTIKEGNEMSQQDRAKALIFLRHHLNDGLKVEYLTVKEPRELWKNLKERFDHQRTVILPRARYEWMHLRLQDFKSVSDYNSALFKTSSTLILCGEKVTDQDMLEKTFSTFHASNVLLQQQYRERGFQRYSELISCLLVAEQNKELLMKNHQMRPTGSTPFPEANGTTFPEEYEIAFPEVNANSTKNHNNESGRGRGRGRGRGRGQRRYYQQQNGKKHKTSHQQWNSNNEEAKEKSSKVYEEKCYRCGMEGHWSRTCRTAKHLVDLYQKSIKENGKMEINFVDNDDPIDITHLDVSDFFANPDGNIDNLIGGGVLENNE